The sequence TCCCCGAGGTCTCTCCCGCAACATCTCGCCCAACGAGTCCGCTAAAACAGCCGCTGCAGCGGGATTGTGGGCTCCGTCCAGCACGACGGTTGGACATCGCTCCACAATCTCAAGACGGCCTTCCCATTTGACCGAACGCAACCCCTCTCGAACTGCGTCATCTGAGACAGGAAATCCCTCCCCCTCAGCGGCCTCTAACAGGGCCGTCGCAGAGGCAGCGTTATCCAGTTGGTGCCGACCTGCTAATGGGCAGGTGAGTCCTGCTCGACACCTGTTGGCACCCTGATAGTCAAACCAGCTGGTCGACGACCCAATGGTCCGAAAATCACGGTTCAGTCGACGCAATGGAGCCTGTCGTTCCCTAGCAATCCGTTCGATGGTCTGCTCGGCTTCCTCGTCCAGCCGCCCCACAACGACCGGGATTCTCGATTTAATGATCCCGGCTTTTTCCGCTGCGATCGACGCCAGAGTCTTACCGAGATATTCCTGGTGATCCAGCGCGATGGTGGTAATGGCACATGCAGCCGGCTGCACAATGTTCGTAGCGTCAAACCGTCCACCGAGCCCGACCTCCACAACGGCCACATCAATGGAAGAATCGGCAAAGTATTGGAAGGCCATCGCCGTCGTACATTCGAAAAAGGTTGGTGACAGATCTTGCCGGCACACATCGCGAATCTGCTGAGTGAGGTGGGAGACGCACCCTTCATCGATCATCGTCCCGTTCACGCGAATTCGTTCTCGAAAGTCCACAAGATGAGGAGAGGTGTAGAGCCCGACCCGGAATCCACCGGCCTGCAAGACTGCCGCGGTCATGGCCGCGGTCGAACCTTTCCCGTTTGTCCCTGCTATGTGTAACGCGCGAAACCGTCTGTGCGGCGAATCCAGTCGCGCCATCAGTGCCGCCATCGTCTCAAGTCCCAGCTTGATACCATGCTTCTGCAAACTATAGAGGTAGGCGATGGCGGCCGAATAAGTCATGCTGTGTGAAGAGGAACGAGGAACTAGAAATGACTGACGAGGGTGCTGACAGTTTCTTTCAGCTGCTTCCGCTCGACGATCATATCGATCATGCCATGTTCCAGCAGAAACTCGGCGCGCTGGAACTGATCCGGCAACTGCTGTTTGATCGTCTGCTCGATGACACGAGGACCGGCAAATCCGATCAACGCTTTCGGCTCAGCAATAATGACGTCGCCCAACATCGCAATGCTTGCTGTCACTCCACCGAACGTGGGATCGGCCAACAAGCATATAAGGGGCAACTTGGCTTCGCCGAGTTTTGCCACAGCTGCGGAGGTTTTCGCCATTTGCATCAACGACAAGATTCCCTCTTGCATGCGAGCCCCGCCGGATGCCGTAACCAGAATCACCGGGAGTCTAGCGTCGAGTGCGCGATCAATGGCACGACATATCTTCTCGCCGACGACCGATCCCATGCTCCCACCCATGAACCCGAAATCGAACACGCACAATACAACACGGCGGCCGTTGATGTGGCCTTCACCGATTACCATCGCATCTTTCCGACCGGTTTTTTCTTGTTGGGCCTTCACACGATCCTTGTAGGGTTTCGTATCATGGAAATTGAGGGGGTCCTGCGGACCAAGTTCCACGTCCCACTCCTTAAACGTCCCGAGGTCGACTAACAGTGCGACCCGTTCCATCACTGAAATCGGAAAGTGATACTCGCACTTCGGACAAACTTTATTGTTCCGCTCTACTTCTTTGCGATAGACGATCTCACGACAGTGGTTGCACTTCAGCCACATGCCTTCAGCGACCTTGGAGCGCTTGGGAGGTTCCGTCTCAGTGCCTTTTTGCTTCTTGAACCAGGCCATCGTCCTTTCCTCTCACTTAACCGTCAACAATCGACCGACATTCCTTCACAGGGACGTTCTGTTCTACACTCAGCTTGCCCACGCTGTGGAGAATAACATACCGTCCTTGAGGACGCACGAGGATTTCCGAGAACAGACCATGCCTGGCTTCGTCACAGCAGATGGTTGCCAGAAACAATCTGCATCATAATGGCGATGCCGAGCCCGATACTGCTGAGACTAGCCAGCCCTTGCACTGCGAAGAAGACCTGTCGTCCGACAGACAGAGACCACAAGACCGGGACCGAGATTGCGAGGCCGATGAGCATCATGCCGAGAATGGACCCCACTCCGAAGACGGCTATATAGAGCATCCC is a genomic window of Nitrospiraceae bacterium containing:
- the accD gene encoding acetyl-CoA carboxylase, carboxyltransferase subunit beta is translated as MAWFKKQKGTETEPPKRSKVAEGMWLKCNHCREIVYRKEVERNNKVCPKCEYHFPISVMERVALLVDLGTFKEWDVELGPQDPLNFHDTKPYKDRVKAQQEKTGRKDAMVIGEGHINGRRVVLCVFDFGFMGGSMGSVVGEKICRAIDRALDARLPVILVTASGGARMQEGILSLMQMAKTSAAVAKLGEAKLPLICLLADPTFGGVTASIAMLGDVIIAEPKALIGFAGPRVIEQTIKQQLPDQFQRAEFLLEHGMIDMIVERKQLKETVSTLVSHF
- a CDS encoding folylpolyglutamate synthase/dihydrofolate synthase family protein codes for the protein MTYSAAIAYLYSLQKHGIKLGLETMAALMARLDSPHRRFRALHIAGTNGKGSTAAMTAAVLQAGGFRVGLYTSPHLVDFRERIRVNGTMIDEGCVSHLTQQIRDVCRQDLSPTFFECTTAMAFQYFADSSIDVAVVEVGLGGRFDATNIVQPAACAITTIALDHQEYLGKTLASIAAEKAGIIKSRIPVVVGRLDEEAEQTIERIARERQAPLRRLNRDFRTIGSSTSWFDYQGANRCRAGLTCPLAGRHQLDNAASATALLEAAEGEGFPVSDDAVREGLRSVKWEGRLEIVERCPTVVLDGAHNPAAAAVLADSLGEMLRERPRGRLILVFGMMRDKNHRGFLMPLRPLVGEVVVTQADLPRSATVPELRVALQDWLPSFHEAPVPADALALAKRLAGPDDVICVTGSLMLVGEVTAIYRGCGLSPVRG